The Brasilonema sennae CENA114 genome includes a region encoding these proteins:
- a CDS encoding ribbon-helix-helix domain-containing protein produces the protein MHTIARTPTTDMEVTSIRLERELKDKLKELAGNQGYQALIRDILWNYVQQKSGEWKPRFSRADIRASIAATAQQEERCVLTGQLIQPKQPMLLGLTRNGDMVPLSVESLAG, from the coding sequence ATGCATACAATAGCTCGCACACCAACCACCGATATGGAAGTCACCAGCATCCGTCTAGAACGGGAATTGAAAGATAAACTCAAAGAATTAGCTGGAAATCAGGGATATCAAGCTCTGATTCGAGACATCCTCTGGAATTATGTGCAGCAAAAATCAGGTGAGTGGAAGCCGCGATTTTCGCGAGCCGATATTCGGGCTAGCATAGCCGCAACAGCACAACAAGAAGAACGCTGTGTACTAACAGGTCAACTCATTCAACCAAAACAACCAATGTTACTAGGACTGACAAGAAATGGGGATATGGTTCCTCTGAGTGTCGAGAGTTTAGCTGGTTAA
- a CDS encoding FHA domain-containing protein yields the protein MRSECYFLDVQEPDGNKYTIKLEQDCLTVGRSNGNDIVLPNPDKTISRDHCVLKCEANCWCVIDESSANGTFVQQWNDDTRIDVRQYGRLQLNNGDVILILGKKLLEGEEPVFWRLTFRDSDKTEGISGYQLSAYIDYCLSQQKLFLVNGSEREEIHLTRNERNLIHYMAERNQANNNQPVVCEYQELITAIWGDSFGHTNNEVTHLIWVIRQKVESDSGEPEFLITEKARGYSLKVKLIA from the coding sequence ATGCGTTCAGAGTGTTATTTTCTTGATGTTCAAGAGCCAGATGGCAATAAGTACACCATTAAGCTAGAACAAGACTGCCTTACCGTAGGGCGCAGTAATGGCAATGATATAGTGCTTCCTAACCCAGATAAGACAATTTCACGAGACCATTGTGTCCTAAAATGTGAGGCCAATTGCTGGTGTGTAATAGATGAGTCAAGTGCGAATGGAACTTTCGTACAGCAATGGAATGATGATACTCGAATTGACGTACGTCAGTATGGTCGATTACAGCTGAACAATGGAGATGTCATCCTCATTCTTGGCAAGAAATTGTTGGAGGGAGAAGAACCTGTTTTTTGGAGGCTGACTTTTCGGGATTCTGACAAAACTGAGGGAATTTCCGGTTACCAGCTTTCCGCGTACATAGACTACTGTCTAAGTCAACAAAAGCTTTTTTTAGTTAATGGTAGTGAGCGAGAAGAGATTCACCTAACTCGAAATGAACGTAATCTCATTCACTATATGGCAGAACGCAATCAGGCAAATAACAATCAGCCTGTTGTGTGTGAGTATCAAGAGTTGATAACAGCAATTTGGGGAGATTCGTTTGGTCACACAAATAATGAAGTCACACACCTTATTTGGGTTATCCGTCAAAAAGTCGAATCAGATTCTGGGGAACCTGAGTTTCTCATAACGGAGAAGGCAAGAGGTTACAGCTTGAAGGTTAAACTGATTGCGTGA
- a CDS encoding TOBE domain-containing protein, whose amino-acid sequence MPRKEQGWITFQTSEEERKILEEFSKQSQRTKTEILRELVRGLNKESAQQPSLPTQRYETEEAWTSRIEVFARKKPLKVSSRNILKGIIKRVVTGAVNTEVTLEIVHKVELTSIITRVSADELGLSEGTEAYAVIKSNDIVIARD is encoded by the coding sequence ATGCCAAGAAAAGAACAAGGATGGATTACTTTTCAAACCTCAGAGGAGGAGCGAAAAATTTTAGAAGAGTTTTCAAAGCAGTCTCAGCGCACTAAAACAGAAATTTTGCGCGAATTGGTGCGTGGTCTCAACAAGGAGTCTGCGCAACAGCCATCACTACCAACTCAACGGTATGAAACAGAGGAGGCTTGGACTTCTAGGATAGAAGTTTTTGCTCGCAAAAAACCACTCAAAGTCAGCTCCCGCAATATTCTTAAAGGAATTATTAAACGAGTTGTTACAGGAGCAGTTAACACTGAAGTCACCCTGGAGATCGTTCACAAAGTTGAACTCACCTCAATTATTACAAGAGTGTCAGCTGATGAACTCGGTTTGTCTGAGGGTACAGAAGCTTACGCAGTGATCAAGTCCAACGATATTGTTATTGCTAGGGATTGA
- a CDS encoding SRPBCC family protein: MTEEHNIQEGLDLSVISDDIDLERNGATQTDDLQAVDVEIERIAERQRQITASLQISQPVEQVWKVLTDYEALADFIPNLTKSRLLEHPQGGIRLEQIGAQRFLSFNFCARVVLDLEESFPKEINFRMVEGDFKDFSGSWLLEPYSFSEYMGTYLYYTVKVWPKRTMPIAIIERRISDDMQLNLLAIRQRVLEA, encoded by the coding sequence GTGACTGAAGAACACAACATACAAGAGGGACTGGATTTGTCTGTTATTAGCGACGACATCGATCTAGAACGAAATGGAGCGACTCAAACAGATGATTTACAAGCTGTAGACGTCGAAATCGAGAGAATAGCAGAACGACAGCGACAAATCACGGCTTCGCTTCAAATTTCCCAGCCAGTAGAACAAGTCTGGAAAGTACTCACAGATTATGAAGCTTTAGCTGACTTCATCCCCAATCTGACAAAAAGTCGCCTCCTTGAGCATCCTCAAGGAGGTATTCGTTTAGAACAAATCGGCGCTCAGCGGTTTCTGAGCTTTAACTTTTGTGCGCGTGTTGTTCTGGACTTAGAAGAATCTTTTCCCAAGGAAATTAATTTCCGTATGGTAGAAGGAGATTTCAAAGACTTCTCTGGTAGCTGGCTATTAGAGCCTTACTCCTTTAGTGAATATATGGGGACATATCTTTACTACACCGTGAAGGTTTGGCCTAAACGTACTATGCCAATCGCAATCATCGAACGTCGTATAAGCGATGATATGCAGTTGAACCTTCTTGCCATTCGCCAACGAGTGTTAGAAGCATAA
- a CDS encoding GAF domain-containing sensor histidine kinase: MNKPFSPSKCLDEVNLHKQYSVKLMPHQEEPVYQLVNKINKIIANSSTPTRMLQDLAKVIGVAFQVDGCSLVTVSSEVSSETITASWCAEENLELSGAEDEMFSTEQHLDVAVIECASERFTIEDIPTIQKCLAIGRQSLPPTIKAVLAIPTRFGGKNNGVISLIKSQPYVWRESQKQLLKAVESSCAIAFSQVAQAQQIADQNQYLRTCVQHQSLIKRLTIISRTNLEINQMLRLALASTAEALEADRGLLILLKYTDPLFRNRRQQQIPQAKASVVAQWNGTTETPLINQLDISQISFSLRDCGLCQRAFVNSGNPLIIDDTDLKDTLTVNPVFAIEALPVVLLMPLEIQGKVLGFLVLQQAVARDWQATELNIVQMVCAQLSNAIIQTQTLRQVQTLVDERTAQLQRSLEVQARLYEVKRQQTEQLQKLNDLKDEFLSNISDRLRHPLTRISVAIRNLRQMGQLNERQTKYAHMIEQDCTDEIHLINDLLKLQELATHNERPQLETTDLNTRIRDLSATFEAKLADKGISLSLDFPDSPLTVQTERESFDRILQELLTNASKYSEHDTVVHLQVTHQVNQEVDQVIIQVNNIGRGISEEEASYIFDRFRRGKGRWTPGAGLGLALVKSLVQHLNGTITVESTPIEDSSFSTICFTLTLPQFSDKNDS, encoded by the coding sequence ATGAACAAACCTTTCTCACCGTCCAAGTGCTTAGATGAAGTAAATCTACACAAACAATACTCGGTTAAGCTGATGCCGCATCAGGAAGAACCTGTCTACCAGTTAGTAAACAAAATTAACAAAATAATTGCCAATAGCTCGACTCCGACAAGGATGCTGCAAGATCTTGCCAAAGTCATAGGAGTTGCCTTTCAAGTCGATGGTTGTAGCTTAGTGACAGTATCATCAGAAGTATCGAGTGAGACAATAACTGCTAGCTGGTGTGCCGAAGAGAACTTAGAGTTGTCTGGTGCAGAAGATGAAATGTTTTCAACCGAACAGCACTTAGACGTAGCAGTCATCGAATGTGCGTCTGAAAGATTCACCATTGAGGATATTCCAACAATTCAAAAATGTTTGGCAATTGGACGTCAATCTTTGCCACCAACAATCAAGGCCGTTTTAGCAATACCCACTCGATTTGGTGGTAAAAATAACGGTGTGATTAGTCTCATTAAATCGCAGCCATACGTTTGGCGGGAATCACAAAAACAGCTCTTAAAAGCTGTGGAGTCGTCTTGCGCGATCGCATTTTCTCAAGTCGCACAAGCACAGCAGATTGCTGATCAAAATCAGTACCTGCGAACTTGTGTACAGCATCAAAGCTTAATCAAGCGACTAACTATTATAAGTCGCACCAATCTGGAGATCAATCAAATGCTTCGGCTGGCCCTTGCTTCCACAGCTGAGGCTCTCGAAGCAGATCGTGGTCTGCTTATACTGCTCAAGTATACCGATCCGTTGTTTAGAAATCGACGACAACAACAAATTCCGCAAGCAAAAGCCTCTGTTGTGGCCCAGTGGAATGGAACGACCGAAACTCCCCTAATAAATCAGTTAGATATTTCACAAATTTCCTTTTCTCTGAGGGACTGTGGTCTATGCCAGCGTGCCTTCGTGAACTCTGGAAATCCATTAATTATTGATGATACAGATTTAAAAGATACTTTAACAGTTAACCCAGTATTTGCTATAGAAGCGCTGCCTGTAGTGCTATTAATGCCATTAGAAATTCAAGGTAAAGTATTAGGATTTTTAGTGTTACAGCAAGCAGTTGCTCGCGATTGGCAAGCAACAGAATTAAATATAGTACAAATGGTCTGTGCTCAACTCAGCAATGCCATAATTCAAACACAGACACTACGCCAAGTACAAACATTGGTAGATGAACGTACAGCACAACTGCAACGTAGTTTGGAAGTTCAAGCAAGACTTTACGAAGTGAAGCGTCAACAGACTGAACAATTACAAAAGCTTAATGATTTGAAGGATGAATTTTTAAGCAATATTAGCGATCGCTTGCGTCATCCACTAACAAGGATTAGTGTGGCTATCCGTAACTTACGTCAAATGGGGCAATTAAACGAGCGTCAAACCAAATACGCCCATATGATCGAGCAAGATTGCACGGATGAGATTCATTTAATTAATGATTTATTAAAACTCCAAGAATTAGCCACTCATAATGAACGTCCGCAGTTAGAGACGACTGATTTAAATACAAGAATTCGTGATTTGTCTGCCACTTTTGAGGCTAAACTAGCAGATAAGGGCATAAGCCTTTCCCTAGATTTCCCAGATTCGCCACTCACAGTGCAAACCGAAAGAGAAAGTTTTGACCGTATTTTGCAGGAGTTATTAACAAATGCTAGCAAATACTCAGAACATGACACTGTTGTCCATTTGCAAGTCACCCATCAAGTCAATCAAGAGGTTGACCAAGTTATAATTCAAGTGAACAACATCGGACGTGGCATCTCAGAAGAAGAAGCTAGTTACATATTTGACAGGTTTCGTCGGGGGAAAGGGAGATGGACTCCAGGAGCAGGCTTGGGACTTGCTCTGGTCAAGTCTTTAGTTCAACATCTCAATGGGACAATTACAGTGGAAAGTACGCCCATAGAGGATTCTAGCTTCAGTACAATCTGCTTTACCCTGACACTGCCCCAATTTTCTGATAAAAACGACTCATAA
- a CDS encoding DUF427 domain-containing protein, with protein sequence MAKAIWNGTVLAESDNTVVVENNHYFPPDSVNKQYFKESNTHTTCPWKGLASYYSIEVDGQLNKDAAWYYPEAKEKAKQIEGYVAFWRGVKVEA encoded by the coding sequence ATGGCAAAAGCAATCTGGAATGGTACTGTGTTAGCCGAAAGCGATAACACCGTAGTTGTGGAAAACAATCATTACTTTCCCCCCGACTCAGTTAACAAGCAGTACTTTAAGGAAAGTAACACCCACACAACTTGTCCTTGGAAAGGTCTGGCCAGTTACTACAGTATTGAAGTTGATGGACAACTCAACAAGGACGCTGCTTGGTACTATCCTGAAGCAAAGGAGAAGGCTAAGCAAATTGAAGGTTATGTCGCTTTCTGGAGAGGCGTGAAAGTCGAAGCTTAG
- a CDS encoding alr0857 family protein, protein MLKLTYTETSFCLECLVQSLEEWVQARVILALRVGQSLCVEPSTASFLLPVNLPGVEILKALVNRENSEIIALVNCDHECVEVTLRGYWLSNSSQDGDGIFITASSDSSYGEHSASPTEFFLHKLWQEAQHRASVMSE, encoded by the coding sequence ATGCTGAAATTAACATACACTGAAACGAGTTTTTGTTTAGAGTGTTTAGTTCAATCGTTGGAAGAATGGGTGCAAGCGCGAGTGATTTTGGCACTGCGAGTGGGTCAATCTCTATGTGTTGAACCCAGCACTGCTTCCTTTTTACTTCCTGTTAATTTGCCAGGAGTAGAAATACTTAAAGCTCTTGTCAATAGAGAGAACAGTGAAATTATCGCTCTTGTCAATTGTGATCACGAGTGTGTGGAAGTGACTCTGCGAGGTTATTGGCTATCAAATAGTTCTCAGGATGGTGATGGCATTTTTATCACCGCGAGCAGCGATTCATCTTATGGTGAACACTCTGCTTCACCTACTGAGTTTTTCCTCCACAAACTTTGGCAAGAAGCTCAACACAGAGCCTCTGTGATGAGCGAATAA